A part of Catharus ustulatus isolate bCatUst1 chromosome 8, bCatUst1.pri.v2, whole genome shotgun sequence genomic DNA contains:
- the LOC116999834 gene encoding dual specificity protein phosphatase 13-like has translation MQGSSKMPHTRNSSSLTSSTSYETPALSDLQQLLWLRGGSDNHVDQVWPNIYLGDAWAARSKTTLQSLNITHILNAADGPYSINTGAKYYADLQIEYYGVEAFDDPSFDLSTFFYDAANFIGKALNSPGGKVFVHCAMGVSRSATLVLAFLMIRENMTLVDALKAVSAHRNICPNSGFLSQLQDLDIKLNEERKGTRASAAKGL, from the exons ATGCAAGGGAGCAGCAAGATGCCTCACACCAGAAACTCTTCATCTCTGACTAGCAGCACTTCCTATGAAACACCAGCACTATCAgatctccagcagctcctgtggctcaGAGGAGGCTCTGACAATCACGTGGACCAAGTCTGGCCAAATATCTACCTGGGAGATGC GTGGGCTGCTAGGAGCAAAACTACACTTCAAAGCCTCAACATTACTCATATCCTTAATGCAGCAGACGGACCATATAGCATCAACACAGGAGCCAAATATTATGCAGATCTGCAAATAGAGTACTATGGAGTAGAAGCATTTGATGATCCTTCCTTCGATTTAAGTACCTTCTTCTATGATGCTGCCAATTTCATAGGCAAGGCCTTAAACTCTCCAGGAG GTAAGGTGTTCGTTCATTGTGCCATGGGAGTGAGCCGCTCAGCAACTTTAGTGCTTGCCTTTTTAATGATCCGTGAAAACATGACACTTGTGGATGCTCTGAAGGCAGTGAGTGCTCACAGAAACATCTGTCCGAATTCAGGGTTCCTCAGTCAGCTCCAGGACTTGGACATTAAGCTGAatgaagagaggaaaggaaCCAGAGCATCTGCTGCCAAAGGCCTGTAG